A genomic stretch from Pseudomonas mendocina includes:
- a CDS encoding D-glycerate dehydrogenase — translation MKKSVVLYKRLSDVLMARLQEQVDVTLIDDPAGVGKAALHAALPTAHGLLGASMRLDDSLLALAPQLEVVSSVSVGVDNYDIEAFNRRGVMLTNTPDVLTETTADTGFALILACARRVVELDGWIRAGHWKASIGPAHFGCDVQGKTLGIIGMGRVGEALARRAAAGFGMQVLYHSRNPRPEVEQRYGAGYRSLRALLAESDFVCLTVPLSAATENLIGAAELALMKPSAILVNIARGRVVDEAALVDALKHKRIRGAGLDVMVKEPLPMDSPLLQLENLVLTPHIGSATEETREAMARCAVDNLLAALAGQRPANLVNP, via the coding sequence ATGAAGAAGTCAGTCGTTCTTTATAAGCGCCTTTCAGATGTGTTGATGGCGCGCTTGCAGGAGCAGGTCGATGTAACCCTGATAGATGATCCGGCGGGCGTGGGTAAAGCGGCGCTGCACGCAGCCCTGCCTACTGCCCACGGTTTGTTGGGGGCCAGCATGCGGCTGGATGACAGCCTGCTGGCGCTGGCGCCGCAGCTGGAAGTGGTATCCAGCGTGTCGGTCGGGGTGGATAACTACGACATAGAGGCCTTTAACCGGCGTGGTGTGATGCTGACCAATACACCGGACGTGCTCACAGAAACCACCGCCGACACGGGCTTTGCCTTGATTCTGGCCTGCGCTCGCCGGGTCGTGGAGCTGGATGGCTGGATACGTGCCGGCCACTGGAAAGCTTCTATCGGGCCAGCCCACTTTGGCTGCGATGTACAGGGCAAGACCTTGGGCATTATCGGCATGGGCCGCGTCGGTGAAGCGTTGGCCCGACGTGCAGCGGCGGGCTTCGGCATGCAGGTGCTCTATCACAGCCGCAACCCGCGCCCGGAAGTCGAACAGCGTTATGGGGCGGGCTACCGCAGTTTGCGGGCGCTGTTGGCGGAGTCGGATTTCGTCTGCCTGACCGTGCCGCTCAGTGCGGCTACGGAGAACCTGATAGGCGCTGCTGAGCTGGCGTTGATGAAGCCCTCAGCCATTCTGGTGAATATCGCCCGTGGTCGGGTTGTGGATGAAGCGGCGCTGGTCGATGCACTCAAGCACAAACGCATTCGCGGCGCCGGGCTTGATGTGATGGTTAAAGAGCCATTGCCGATGGATTCACCGCTGTTGCAGCTGGAGAACCTAGTGCTGACTCCGCACATCGGCTCAGCCACAGAGGAAACCCGCGAAGCCATGGCTCGCTGTGCCGTGGACAATTTGTTGGCTGCACTGGCAGGGCAGCGCCCGGCCAATCTGGTCAATCCATAA
- a CDS encoding GMC family oxidoreductase, with translation MRVAKKVDVVIVGFGWAGAIMAKELTEAGLQVLALERGPARDTYPDGVYPQTMDELTYNSRKKLFMDISCETVTLRHTRNDVAVPYRQFGAFLPGTGTGGAGLHWSGVHFRVDPMELRMRSHYEERYGKNFIPENMTIQDFGVSYEELEPYFDFAEKVFGTSGTAWSIKGEVVGRDKGGNPFAADRSDDFPLVAQKNTVSAQLFAKAATELGYHPYNLPSANTSGPYTNPYGAQMGPCNFCGYCSGYACYMYSKASPNVNILPALRQASNFELRNNAHVLKVNLDDSKTQATGVTYVDSQGHKIEQPADLVILAAFQFNNVRLMLLSGIGKPYDPVTNEGVVGRNFAYQNMSTVTAFFKPDAHYTNPFIGAGGNGIGMDDFNADNFDHGPHGFVGGSPFWVNQAGTKPIAGLKVPPGTPKWGSAWKAAVAESYTHTLSMDAHGAHQSYRDNYLDLDPQYTDNYGLPLLRMTFDWQDNDVKMNRFMLERLQKVAETMGPKAISVSSKVNGAHFDANSYQTTHLNGGAIMGTDPKTSALNRYLQSWDVHNVFVPGASAFPQGLGYNPTGLLAALTYWSARAIREQYLKNPGPLVQA, from the coding sequence ATGCGCGTAGCGAAAAAAGTGGATGTGGTTATCGTCGGTTTCGGCTGGGCGGGCGCCATTATGGCCAAGGAACTGACCGAGGCCGGATTGCAGGTGCTGGCGCTGGAGCGAGGCCCTGCACGGGACACCTATCCTGATGGCGTTTATCCACAGACCATGGATGAGCTGACCTATAACTCGCGCAAGAAACTGTTTATGGACATCTCCTGCGAGACCGTCACCCTGCGCCATACCCGCAACGACGTGGCAGTGCCGTATCGTCAATTCGGCGCCTTCTTGCCCGGCACCGGTACGGGAGGCGCAGGCCTACACTGGTCGGGTGTTCACTTCCGTGTTGATCCGATGGAACTGCGTATGCGCAGCCATTACGAAGAGCGTTATGGCAAGAATTTCATTCCGGAGAACATGACCATTCAGGATTTCGGCGTCAGCTATGAAGAGCTGGAGCCGTACTTCGACTTTGCCGAAAAGGTCTTCGGCACCTCCGGTACTGCTTGGTCGATCAAGGGGGAAGTGGTTGGGCGTGACAAGGGCGGCAACCCGTTTGCAGCCGACCGCAGTGATGACTTCCCGCTGGTGGCGCAGAAGAACACCGTCTCCGCACAGCTGTTCGCCAAGGCTGCCACTGAGCTGGGCTATCACCCGTATAACCTGCCCTCGGCCAACACCTCTGGGCCGTACACCAACCCCTACGGCGCGCAGATGGGGCCGTGTAACTTCTGCGGTTATTGCAGCGGCTATGCCTGCTATATGTACTCCAAGGCATCGCCCAACGTGAACATCCTGCCCGCGCTGCGCCAGGCCTCTAACTTCGAGCTGCGCAATAACGCCCATGTGCTGAAGGTCAATCTGGACGACTCGAAGACACAAGCCACCGGCGTGACCTATGTCGACAGTCAGGGACACAAGATCGAGCAGCCGGCTGATCTGGTGATTCTGGCCGCGTTTCAGTTCAACAACGTGCGTCTGATGCTGCTGTCCGGCATCGGTAAGCCGTACGATCCAGTGACCAATGAAGGCGTGGTAGGGCGCAATTTCGCCTACCAGAACATGTCCACCGTGACCGCCTTCTTCAAACCGGACGCGCACTACACCAACCCCTTTATCGGTGCCGGTGGTAACGGTATCGGTATGGATGATTTCAACGCTGATAACTTCGACCACGGCCCCCACGGCTTTGTCGGCGGCTCGCCGTTCTGGGTCAACCAGGCTGGGACCAAGCCCATCGCCGGCCTCAAAGTTCCGCCGGGTACACCGAAATGGGGCAGCGCCTGGAAAGCAGCCGTGGCCGAGAGTTACACCCACACCTTGTCGATGGATGCCCATGGTGCGCATCAGTCCTACCGCGACAATTACCTCGACCTCGACCCGCAATACACCGACAACTACGGCTTGCCGTTGCTGCGCATGACCTTCGACTGGCAGGACAATGACGTGAAGATGAACCGCTTCATGCTTGAGCGCCTGCAAAAGGTTGCAGAAACCATGGGCCCGAAAGCCATCAGTGTGTCGAGTAAGGTCAACGGCGCGCATTTCGATGCCAACAGCTACCAGACCACCCACCTCAATGGTGGCGCGATCATGGGCACCGACCCGAAAACCAGTGCGCTCAACCGTTACCTGCAAAGCTGGGATGTGCATAACGTCTTTGTGCCAGGTGCTTCTGCGTTTCCGCAGGGCTTGGGTTACAACCCAACGGGTTTGCTGGCTGCACTGACCTATTGGTCGGCGCGGGCGATCCGTGAGCAGTACCTGAAGAACCCCGGCCCACTGGTGCAAGCATAA
- a CDS encoding LacI family DNA-binding transcriptional regulator gives MNKDLLPTRARVTISEVAKAAGVSKATVSRFMGEDRQLLAEATAQRIEAVVERLGYRPNRMASALKRGRTGLIGLLLADIRNPYSVAVMHGVETACRQQGYSLVVCNTACDDDLEKAQLQALQSYNIDGLIVHTLGHQARELASLARELPMVLVDRQVTELQVDMVGLDNRKTIEQALDHLQGNGYSDILAVTEPLDGTSSRHERVEAFMASAARRDGLRGQVLETGDDLAQRIHTFMAASGHGPKALLACNGVASLQVMQVLHGRSEPLFEDVGLLAIDELDWYPLVGSGISALAQPTEEIGAAAFNCLLERLQGSTQPPRRLDLPAHLIPRGSTRLRA, from the coding sequence GTGAATAAGGATCTTTTACCTACTCGCGCCCGCGTCACGATCAGTGAAGTGGCCAAAGCCGCCGGAGTCTCCAAGGCTACGGTATCGCGCTTTATGGGCGAAGACCGGCAACTGCTGGCTGAGGCTACCGCTCAGCGCATTGAGGCGGTTGTTGAGCGTTTGGGTTACCGCCCCAACCGTATGGCCAGCGCTCTGAAACGCGGGCGTACCGGTCTGATTGGCCTGCTCTTGGCCGATATCCGCAATCCCTATTCCGTTGCCGTGATGCATGGCGTCGAAACCGCTTGCCGCCAGCAAGGCTACAGCCTGGTGGTGTGCAACACCGCCTGTGACGATGACCTTGAGAAGGCTCAGCTGCAGGCTTTGCAGTCCTACAACATTGACGGGCTGATCGTGCATACCCTCGGCCATCAGGCGCGTGAGCTGGCGAGTTTGGCCCGTGAGTTGCCCATGGTGCTGGTTGACCGGCAAGTAACCGAATTGCAGGTGGACATGGTCGGTTTGGATAACCGCAAGACTATCGAGCAGGCACTGGATCATCTGCAAGGCAACGGCTATAGCGACATTTTGGCGGTGACTGAACCGCTGGATGGCACCAGTTCACGGCATGAGCGGGTAGAGGCCTTTATGGCTTCAGCAGCTCGCCGTGATGGTCTGCGCGGTCAGGTGCTGGAAACCGGAGATGACCTCGCGCAACGCATTCATACGTTTATGGCCGCAAGTGGGCACGGCCCTAAGGCGTTGCTGGCCTGTAATGGTGTTGCTTCCCTGCAAGTGATGCAGGTTCTGCACGGTCGCTCAGAGCCGTTGTTTGAAGACGTTGGCTTGTTGGCCATCGACGAATTGGACTGGTATCCGCTGGTGGGCAGCGGGATCAGCGCGTTGGCTCAGCCCACCGAAGAGATTGGCGCAGCCGCCTTTAATTGCCTGCTGGAGCGCCTGCAAGGCAGTACTCAACCGCCACGACGGCTGGACTTACCTGCCCACCTTATTCCCCGGGGCTCGACCCGACTTCGCGCTTAA
- a CDS encoding AP endonuclease: protein MQSHPVSISLSSFGADAVLERGQVVYIPLVAVSGASRVEWREELFSRKPEAAMLSSLADAYGLQQLYSCPLELWREDGQLEPQVMERMQLARDMGAVALKVSLGHWRAECDLQALKPLLEQGPELYVENDQTPQGGSLERLLGFFEAAQQQGVAPGMTFDIGNWQWQGESPEHAAQRLGRWVRYVHCKAVKRREDGRLVAIPPQERDLDQWRELLRHFQTRVPLAIEYPLAGTNLPAITRQQVTQLAELNKQVSHV, encoded by the coding sequence ATGCAGTCACATCCAGTCTCCATCAGCCTTTCCAGCTTTGGCGCTGATGCCGTCCTGGAGCGCGGTCAGGTCGTTTATATCCCCCTGGTTGCGGTGTCTGGAGCCAGCCGCGTGGAGTGGCGTGAAGAGCTGTTCAGCCGCAAGCCAGAGGCTGCGATGCTCAGCAGCCTGGCCGATGCTTATGGCTTGCAGCAGCTGTACTCCTGCCCGCTGGAGCTGTGGCGTGAAGATGGTCAACTGGAGCCGCAAGTGATGGAACGCATGCAGCTGGCCAGGGACATGGGCGCAGTGGCGTTGAAGGTGTCACTTGGGCACTGGCGGGCGGAATGTGATCTTCAGGCGTTAAAGCCACTGCTGGAGCAGGGCCCAGAGTTGTATGTAGAGAACGATCAGACCCCGCAGGGCGGCAGTCTTGAGCGGCTGCTGGGCTTCTTTGAGGCGGCGCAACAGCAGGGTGTTGCACCGGGCATGACCTTTGATATCGGTAACTGGCAGTGGCAGGGCGAGTCCCCTGAGCACGCCGCCCAACGCTTGGGCCGCTGGGTGCGCTATGTGCACTGCAAGGCGGTTAAACGCCGCGAGGATGGTCGCCTGGTGGCGATACCTCCGCAAGAGCGTGATCTTGACCAATGGCGTGAGCTGCTGCGGCATTTTCAAACGCGTGTGCCGCTGGCCATTGAATACCCACTGGCGGGTACCAACCTGCCCGCTATAACCCGCCAGCAAGTTACACAACTGGCAGAACTGAATAAGCAGGTGAGCCATGTTTAA
- a CDS encoding sugar kinase, with protein sequence MFKHDVLCFGETMAMFAAEYPGPLAYVERFGKRIAGADSNVAIGLRRLGLKVNWLSRVGNDSLGQFVVDTLRSEGLDCSKVEVDPEYPTGWQLKQRCDDGSDPQVEYFRRGSAASRMSPALISPELLQVRHLHATGIPPALSASCQELSHQLVDAMRAAGRTISFDPNLRPSLWPDEATMVEAINSLAFKADWLLPGLEEGRLLTGFESPQEIAEFYLERGVKKVAIKLGPEGAYWQDALGRHGVVPGHPVAQVVDTVGAGDAFAVGVISALLQGLPLEYAVDRGNWCGCRAVQSRGDMEGLPQRAELISYETQLQRSI encoded by the coding sequence ATGTTTAAACATGATGTGCTGTGTTTTGGTGAAACCATGGCCATGTTTGCGGCTGAGTATCCGGGACCTCTGGCTTATGTTGAGCGCTTCGGTAAGCGTATTGCAGGTGCTGACAGCAATGTCGCCATTGGCTTGCGCAGGCTGGGGCTTAAGGTCAACTGGCTGAGTCGCGTTGGTAATGACTCGCTGGGGCAGTTTGTGGTCGACACGCTGCGCAGTGAAGGACTTGACTGCTCCAAGGTCGAAGTCGACCCAGAATACCCCACTGGCTGGCAGCTCAAGCAACGCTGTGATGATGGCAGCGATCCGCAGGTGGAGTATTTCCGCCGTGGCTCAGCGGCCAGTCGTATGTCGCCTGCGCTGATCAGCCCGGAACTGTTGCAGGTGCGTCATCTGCATGCCACAGGCATTCCGCCTGCGCTGTCGGCCAGTTGCCAGGAACTGTCCCATCAATTGGTGGATGCGATGCGCGCAGCTGGGCGCACGATTTCATTTGATCCTAACCTGCGGCCGTCGCTGTGGCCGGATGAGGCCACGATGGTGGAGGCGATCAACTCACTTGCCTTCAAGGCGGACTGGCTGCTGCCAGGGCTGGAGGAAGGGCGCTTGCTCACTGGTTTTGAGTCACCGCAAGAGATTGCCGAATTTTACCTGGAGCGCGGTGTGAAGAAGGTGGCCATCAAACTCGGGCCAGAGGGCGCTTACTGGCAGGACGCATTGGGCCGTCACGGTGTTGTGCCAGGGCATCCGGTTGCGCAGGTGGTGGATACCGTCGGAGCTGGTGATGCTTTTGCTGTGGGTGTTATCAGCGCGCTGCTGCAGGGTCTGCCTCTGGAGTATGCCGTGGACCGTGGTAACTGGTGCGGCTGCCGTGCCGTGCAGAGCCGCGGGGATATGGAAGGGCTGCCACAGCGGGCAGAGTTGATTAGCTATGAAACGCAGTTGCAACGCTCAATCTAA
- a CDS encoding gluconate 2-dehydrogenase subunit 3 family protein: MSKETSDNTYPARREFLRHSLGLIPVAALATTGVASAILAQPESAVAAPAKAQAYTPSYFTAEELAFVTAAVARLIPTDNMGPGAADSGVPEFIDRQLNTRYGSGGLWYMQGPFQPDAPKELGYQLKLSPQEVYRLGIEEANAYCQKQWGKAFAELDQVKQEQALQDFDSGKAAFESVPATTFFAMLWSNTCEGFFSDPIHGGNQGLAGWKLIGFPGARADFMDWVERDERYAFPPVSISGERG; the protein is encoded by the coding sequence ATGTCCAAGGAGACATCCGATAACACGTATCCGGCGCGCCGAGAGTTTTTGCGTCATTCCCTGGGGCTGATCCCTGTGGCGGCGCTTGCCACGACTGGGGTTGCTTCTGCCATTTTGGCTCAACCTGAATCTGCAGTTGCAGCCCCTGCCAAAGCACAGGCGTATACACCGAGTTATTTCACAGCCGAAGAATTGGCATTTGTGACTGCCGCTGTGGCACGCCTGATTCCAACGGACAACATGGGGCCCGGTGCGGCAGACAGCGGTGTGCCGGAGTTTATCGACCGCCAGCTCAACACCCGCTATGGCAGTGGTGGGCTGTGGTACATGCAGGGGCCTTTCCAACCCGATGCACCGAAGGAGCTGGGCTATCAGCTGAAACTCAGCCCGCAAGAGGTGTATCGCCTGGGAATTGAGGAGGCCAATGCCTATTGCCAGAAACAGTGGGGCAAAGCGTTTGCCGAGTTGGATCAAGTCAAGCAAGAGCAGGCATTGCAGGACTTTGACAGCGGCAAGGCAGCGTTCGAGTCCGTACCCGCTACGACCTTCTTCGCGATGTTGTGGAGCAACACGTGTGAGGGCTTTTTTAGTGATCCGATCCATGGCGGTAATCAGGGGCTGGCAGGCTGGAAGCTGATTGGCTTCCCCGGGGCCCGAGCTGATTTTATGGATTGGGTTGAGCGTGATGAGCGTTATGCCTTCCCGCCTGTTTCCATCAGCGGCGAGCGAGGTTGA
- a CDS encoding MFS transporter, which translates to MQNSSLAARRWWYILPIVFITYSLAYLDRANYGFAAASGMAEDLNITPGLSSLLGALFFLGYFFFQVPGAIYAEKRSVKTLIFWSLILWGSLATLTGVVHQVYWLVIIRFLLGVVEAAVMPAMLIYLCHWFTRAERSRANTFLLLGNPVTILWMSVVSGYLIEQFNWRWMFIIEGAPAILWAFIWWRLADDRPAQAKWLNSDEKQALENALAAEQQGIKPVKNYREAFRSPTVIILSLQYFCWSIGVYGFVLWLPSILKDAAGLDIVTAGWLSALPYLCAVLAMLGVSWASDKIQKRKRFVWPPLLIAALAFYGSYALGSDHFWWSYALLVVAGACMYAPYGPFFAIVPELLPSNVSGGAMALINSMGALGSFSGSWLVGYLNGATGGPGASYLFMCGALLLAVALTAMLNPLQPTRQPRLATNH; encoded by the coding sequence ATGCAAAACTCATCACTCGCCGCACGCCGTTGGTGGTACATCCTGCCAATCGTTTTTATCACCTACAGCTTGGCCTATTTGGATCGGGCTAACTATGGCTTTGCCGCTGCCTCGGGCATGGCTGAAGACCTTAATATCACCCCCGGCTTATCGTCTCTGCTGGGTGCGTTGTTCTTCCTCGGTTACTTCTTCTTTCAGGTGCCTGGGGCTATTTACGCCGAAAAGCGCAGTGTCAAAACCCTGATCTTCTGGAGCCTGATTTTGTGGGGCAGCCTGGCCACACTGACCGGCGTGGTGCATCAGGTTTATTGGCTGGTCATCATTCGATTTCTGCTGGGTGTAGTCGAGGCTGCGGTAATGCCCGCCATGCTGATCTACCTGTGCCATTGGTTTACCCGTGCCGAGCGCTCGCGGGCCAACACCTTTTTGCTGCTGGGCAACCCGGTGACGATCCTGTGGATGTCGGTGGTGTCGGGTTATCTGATCGAGCAGTTCAACTGGCGCTGGATGTTCATCATCGAAGGGGCACCGGCCATTCTCTGGGCTTTCATCTGGTGGCGCCTGGCGGATGATCGTCCGGCCCAGGCCAAGTGGCTAAACAGCGACGAAAAGCAGGCGCTGGAGAATGCGTTGGCCGCTGAGCAGCAAGGCATCAAGCCGGTGAAGAATTACCGCGAGGCATTCCGCTCACCAACGGTGATCATTCTGTCGTTGCAGTACTTCTGCTGGAGCATCGGCGTATACGGTTTTGTGCTGTGGCTGCCGTCGATTCTCAAGGATGCGGCGGGGCTGGATATCGTTACCGCTGGCTGGTTGTCCGCTCTGCCGTATCTCTGCGCAGTGCTGGCGATGTTGGGAGTGTCTTGGGCATCGGACAAAATTCAGAAGCGTAAGCGTTTTGTCTGGCCGCCCTTGCTGATCGCAGCGTTAGCCTTTTACGGTTCCTATGCGCTGGGCAGTGATCACTTCTGGTGGTCCTATGCGCTATTGGTGGTGGCCGGTGCATGCATGTACGCCCCGTATGGGCCGTTCTTTGCAATCGTGCCTGAGTTGCTGCCGAGCAACGTATCAGGCGGTGCCATGGCGCTGATTAACAGCATGGGCGCCTTGGGCTCGTTCTCTGGCTCATGGCTGGTGGGCTACCTCAACGGAGCCACCGGAGGGCCGGGAGCGTCCTATTTGTTTATGTGCGGGGCGTTGCTGCTGGCGGTGGCATTGACCGCCATGCTCAATCCGCTACAGCCGACGCGCCAGCCGCGTTTGGCGACTAACCACTAG